A stretch of DNA from Hemitrygon akajei chromosome 4, sHemAka1.3, whole genome shotgun sequence:
tcagcattACCAACTGGGGAAAGAAACAGTTTGGTGGATGAATGCTACAGAGCCTCCTCCCCTAATGGAAACAgtacaaacagtccatgaaccagtTGGGTGAGACCCTTTGTGATATTACTGACCCTTTTCCAGGACCTTTGTGTATGTATGTCTGATGCTGGCAATGTGTTGGACAGTTAGAggctgccacagtgcagtttccataagATGCAGCTTGAGGATTCTCTTCTGCACATCTACATTTGTTATGCTGTAGATGTGTATAGTCTAGatcttcagcctcctcaaaaaAATAGATGTGTTGATGAGCTTCTCTAACTGCACAGGATGCATTCTGGGACAatgagaggttgtgcaagatTTACACAACCAGGAGTTTGAAACCACTTGCTGTTTCAACTGCTATACCACCATTGTGAAGAGGAGTGAGagttctgaagtcaataatcacccTCTTTGTCTTGTggacattgagaaagaggttatttgcctagcATCAGGCCTCTAGCTCTTCACCTTCTCTGTAGGTGGTCTCATTGTTGTTAATGATACCACTAtcttgtcatcagcaaatctaatGTAATTACTCTAGTGTTTGGCTATGCAGACATGCATGAGCAGAGTTTACAGCCATGGGCTCAACACATAGCCCCGAGAAGCTCCCATGCTGAGGATGTTAGGGAGGGAGGattggttgtgcatcctgaccgAGGAGTGTTGGTTAAGAAACATACCCATACAGTACACAAGGAGAATGGACACCTAGAGTGCAATATCCTCttcaggatcctcttcagtttgcgtataaggagaaggtgggagtggaggatgctatcacgtatttgctgcacaaatcactctctcacctagatggggtcagttgtgctgtgaggattacattccttgacttctctagtgcctttaacaccatccagcccaagatcttaaggcacaaactaacagagatgggagtagactctcacatggtggattggatagtggactacttgacagatagacctcagtatgtgcggttgggagactgtaggtctgacacggtggtcagcagcacaggggcgccgcagggaaccgtactctctccggtcctgttcaccctgtacacatcagacttccaatataactcagagtcctgccatgtgcagaagttcactgatgacacggccatagtggggtgtgtcaggaatggacaggagtagtataggaaactgatacaggactttgtgatatggtgcaactcaaactacctgcgtctcaatatcaccaagaccaaggagatggtagtggactttaggagatctaggcctcatatggagccagtgatcattaatggagaatgtgtggagcaggttaagacctacaagtatctgggagtacagttagacgagaagctagactggactgccaacacagatgtcttgtgcaggaaggcacagagtcgactgtacttccttagaaggttggcgtcattcaatgtctgtagtgagatgctgaagatgttctataggtcagttgtggagagcgccctcttctttgtggtggcatgttggggaggaagcattaagaagagggatgcctcacgtcttaataagctggtaaggaaggctggctctgtcatgggcaaagtactggagagtttaacatcggtagctgagcgaagggcgctgagtaggctacggtcaattatgaataactctgaacatcctctacatagcaccatccagagacagagaagcagtttcagcgacaggttactatcgatgcaatgctcctcagacaggatgaagaggtcaatactccccaatgccattaggctttacaattctaccgccaggacttaagaactttttaaaagctattattaatgctttttgagatagtgatttagatgcttatcatattttttactgagttaagtattgtatgtaattagttatgctacaacaagtgtatgggacattggaaaaaaagttgaatttccccatggggatgaataaagtatctatctatctatatcaaaGCCCAAGCAGAGACGAAACTTAAGCAGAACAGGCACCAGCTATTAAGATGACcagggaaacaaaaaaaaataaagacataAGCAACACTGACAGCAAAAAGGTATGAGGGGAGGAAGGGAAGAGGAGAGAAAAGCAGGAAAACTTGGGAGGTTGAGGGAAAAATAATATTATTCTTTGAGTAGGTATTAATTGCAAAGTAGCACCAAGTACTGGAGTGACCGAATGGTAGAGGCCATTAGAGGGCATGCACAAAGCTTGAGCCAAATTGCTCCTTAATGAGGTAGGCAAAGCACCTCCAGCCAGATTCAGGTAGTAAGGAGGAGGCAAGAGCACATAGTAAAACTAAGGGAGGCATCCCAAAACTCTTGCAACCTGGCCTACAGCAGGGATAGTGTAGTAGAACCCAATCACCATTTTTTTATTGTTCAGATTGAATTGGTTAGCCTTCAAACAAAATGAGAAGTTATTGCTGTATCAGAAAACattatgaaatacagtacaaataTCTGCTGAGACAACACCTGATTTTCCACAGGTGGTTTTCCTTCAAGGAAAGTTTTATTCACATAGAAATACAATGTCACCATATTTCCAAGATAGTGACAAATTAAGTCAATTGGGCTTTGACTGGTTCTGCATTCTAAATGAATTAGAAGAGCAGACtttattgaaaaaaaaatctaagaGCTTGGAATGATGTTTCCACTCAGGGAACCAAGAACTAAAAAGTTAATTCGGGACAAGGGTgacaatttctttagctggaaagAAAACTGGGCTGCTGACAATCTTTTTGGGGCTCTCAAAGGAATATTTTACTGCAGGAGTCAGAAACAAGTACAATTGACATATTCTTGCTTCCGTTTTTGTTCTCCCACACCACCTCTATCACTAAAGTTGTATTGTGAAATTGACATCAATTTGGTCATCAAGAAAAATTGGACCAAAGGATTGATTGCCACACTCAGAACTATTGGATGGTCCATGCCAGAAGTTAAGATTTCCAGAAAAATTCTACATTACTGGATGGGATAACTAAGAATTTGTCACTGCAGGAATGCAAATGCAAGATGATCAAAACTATGTTGAAATAGAAAAATTAAAGTGGAGAATGAACTTCACAATCttttcctgtagtccacaatttTGGACATTTCAATATTAAGAGTCATCTCAGGAGATGAACAAGCTATAGACAGATGCAATTAATCTTTTGGCCACTAATATTTGCAACACCAAGACAAATCAAAGGGATTTAAGGTCAGCAGTAGCTCCCTAGATATTCAAGGTACAGAGTGGTCCTTTTCTTCTACATCATCAATTGGCCTCAAAACAGCTTGCACCCTGGTCAATGAGGTGGCACCACAGAAAGACTGATTCACTTTTAAAAGTTAGCCTTCTCTTCCTCAAGCATAATGCTCAATACTAGAATTTTTGAATAAGTGCTTTATTAATTTCATATTACATTTTAAATTTATAATCTAGGAATACAAAAGGATCCATTTTCCATGCCATTTAAGTAGCCCTAGTACCATACAGGATCAGTATTCTGCTGATTCTGCAGAAAGTAGCAGGtttcaaacaatatatttgaaGCTATATGTATTATCACAGGATAACCGCTTCCCCCGACAACGGCCACACAACTCCTGGCGATGTGGTCTTTTTGGATCAATGTGTCGCTTTTTTTGAGTGCAAGTGCAGCAGTGTTTGAAGCATGTCTAAAAACAAAAAGGCTAGTATTATGATAACATTTAAATTTATGTACAAGTCAATAAGAGAGCATCCGTATGCAAGGTGGATTTTCAGAACTGCCCTGTCTGCTTCCCTTCCTTGGGTTGGGAAGCTTTATAGACAGTATTAAGTGTTTAATTAATCAGAATGTCAATAAATCCACTTTCCAGGTAGTAGTTATTATCAGTCTATACAAGCAAAATTAAAGTGCATGAATTGTATGCAATAGTTCAAGCACAAATATTTGGTTTCAAAAATCTTTCTACAGATGTTCACGACTTCAGGTATGGAAAACAATTCATGGTTGATATCTAGTAATACACATTTAAAAGTTAACCTACCTGACAGAGAATAGCTTCCACCTTGTAAGGATTGTATCCCTTATTGCATTTACGGCAAAATTGCTTGAAGTAAACCTAAAGAAAGGTTAGAAAACACTGAAGCATAGCAAAGCCAGTTGCCTCCTCAAAGATCATCTGCCCTACTCCTTGTGCAATGCTAGGACTCGTCAAGCCCAATTGTGCCTCTAACTGGCTGTCAAACATGGTTGCTTACAAGGCCAGGACAAATTAGCATTAGGAGTAGCTGGACAATTACAAAGATCTTTGCTGCTCCCCCAAGAAAATTCAATTTTATGGTGAGAATTCAGCTTTAAGAACATCGTGTACTAGCAtctgtcagatgtttggacagaaTCACTAAAATGCCCATTGTGGCACAATACATTTGAGAGGAATGGTGCAGCTAGAAGAGCACTGCTTTACAGTACTAATAGCCCTGGTTTAATCCAGGGCTCAGACCAGTCTGTATttacagagtttgcatgttcaccctTTGACCATTGGAATATAATCTGGGTGGTCTTGTTTCTTGCAGAACTCAGATTTGCATGTTTAGGCTTTGCCCCTGCCACCACCCCAGTGAAAATTGTGGCTAGTTTGTCAGTGAGGGGTGAAATTTGTGGTGAGTTCATGGGAAAGGGGATTAGTATAGATGCCACTTTAGCTAGCAGATTCAACAGGGCTTACTGCCATGCTGCAAGCTGCCATTAACATCACCGGTGTCCTAGACACTGCTGTAATGCAAGTTCTGTTGATTGACAGCATGCAGACAGAATTCTGTGAAATAGGTTGCATGGCGTTGCCTAATATGAGGAGCTCTGCATGGAGCACCAAGTTCTAGGCACAAATTAAAATAATCCCAAGAGTAAATATCTAGTGATCCTTATGCAGCCTCCTCTAGATTGGAGAAACCCAACATAAATTGGAGGACCACTTTGAGCATTTTCCACTCCACCTCCCAAAAGCAGAACTTTTTAGTGGTCAAACATTTAACTCTGATTCCCATTCGACATGGGAGTCTAtcttcagtttggaggagcaacaccttgtattccatctggttagcctccaacctgatgacaaaaATCAGTATCACCTTCCAGTAAAggaatttctccccctcccctcaattacctcctctcacctgcctattactttcttCTAGGTCCCAttccccctttctcctatggtccactctcctctcacatccaattctccagcccttgacctttgccacccacctggcttcacctatcagctgccagctatcctcctcctctctctccccccccccccccccccaaaccttttttattttggcatcatccccttcagtcctggggaaaaagaTTCCACCCAAGATGTCAACTATCCAttcattgccattgacactggaggaacagcaggccaggcagcatttgttcCAGTGCTTTGAAAGTAAGCATTGCTTAAATTAGAAAAGTCAAGGATATCACATTGGGTATAGTACACAGAAAATTCAATTTCTTTAGGGTTCCAATGTTAATATGCTACATTTGATGTAGCATCCTCCGAAACTTCAAATAAGAGGAACAGAAGCTTCACATCAGTCTGCATTGGAACATTAAATTACTAGGCACTTAATTTTCCATTCCAGTTTTctgaaaattcaactgttcagATTTTAATGCAAGTGGGTAACATTGCAATCATCTAACAAACCCTAGTTAGAATCAAAGGAACTCAAAAAGCAACCCATTGTAATCTTGTACCAGCATGGATTGTCCTCAAGTTACTTCAAATTTTGTCTCCGATTTATAGTTCAGCCATTCATTTTCCCCAATTGTATTTGTCATTTTTAATGACCTAGTCCCTTTTTCTCTCCTGGTTTTTAGGCAAATTGCAGACCTGTatggttttttttttttaaaaaagtccaTGCAATTTAAGCTTTAAGTATTCTGCAATTCATTATAATAACTAACCTGAAGATGCATCACTAACAGTTGTTTGGTGAGAAGATAAAGTTATGGTGGTCTTTAAGTTCATGTACTGAGGCCTCAATTACAACTTGTGAAAACTACCAAAACAAGGTTCTTAAAAATTCAAGGGACATTTCAGTTAGAGTCACAGATCTCAAACTCCACCCAAAAATGTTCTGGCTGAATAGAAATTCAGGTCAAAATGACCAGGGTTAATGGGCCTGCTTCTTGCTGTAAAACTGAAATAAGGATTAAGGAATTTGGCAAGTGTAAAAAAAGCTTGTTCAGAAAAGTTGAGTTATTAAAGTTTATAATAAACCTTGCCCTTCATTTGTGCTAGTCATAGCTGGAACCATCAGACTATGTAAATATCCACCCCTATTCTCATCTCTCCACCCACTTTTTTTGTGGGAGTGGGGTAATTATAGTTGAAAGTTACCTTATTAGTTCCAGAAATGCACCAAACATAAGCACTTTCCCATCTGATGTTGCAGTCCTTACAGTGATAGTAGCCATACTTCTGCTCCAAAAACTGAAAGAGATTGGTTAGTTTTACAAAGCTCAGAAAAACAGGTTAAAATAGTACATCTAAaaatcaatgtcagcaagacaattAGGGCCCATTAATAGAGTACATTAATACATCATTATGTTTGATACTTTCCTTATATTACTTGCATAATACCTATTAATTAAATCTAACTTTCCATTATTTCATTACATTTTATTCATTCTTCCCTTTTAAATAAGATCTAATTAAAATAACTTCATAACAGTAGTATTGACTACATAAAACAATTGAACCGAGTACATTTGGATACAGAAGGTTATAGAATGCTACGCTCAATGCCCAACTAGGCAGGAACAAAACTTCCATTCCTAAACAAAGTATAATTCGCATTAATCGGGAAGCTTCAGCAACCTGGGCCAGCATTTATTTTACTCTAATAAACTTGCCAAAAGGCTGACTTTTACTTAAGAGCACATTAGAGGCGATTCACATCCGAAATATAGCTTCTGGACAGATACAGCTGCCATTATTCAACGTGATCATTATATGTAtgtcttaaagtgagatcatcttTACCTGGAAATGAAACCTCTGCTTGCCTTCATTTCCCTTGACTTCTTGGTCATTCTGACCTATTGCTTCTTGGTTTTCCATATCCGCTGTATCCGCATTTTCTTTTTCACGAAAAGCCTCTTTTTCCTGGTGTGGAGCAGAAACTTCCTCCAAACCCTCGGGGGAAACCTTTCTATCTGCTGTTTCTCGTCTTTGGTTCTTTTCTCCCATACGCCGATCAAACACAGGCGAGTAGACAGCGATGGGGCGAGAGAAACGCA
This window harbors:
- the LOC140726892 gene encoding zygote arrest protein 2.L-like isoform X1, whose product is MCLCLMMEQFVYSPLNSASYCNGKPRQQNWRQKHYAQGNVEAVEYLDNYKRAQLKAILSQVNPNLTPRLRKANTKEIGIQVNPKVDASVQCSLGPRTLPRQKRRSVTEGVRSPSPAGVIDVSSEAAGATSRSPTVVRFSRPIAVYSPVFDRRMGEKNQRRETADRKVSPEGLEEVSAPHQEKEAFREKENADTADMENQEAIGQNDQEVKGNEGKQRFHFQFLEQKYGYYHCKDCNIRWESAYVWCISGTNKVYFKQFCRKCNKGYNPYKVEAILCQTCFKHCCTCTQKKRHIDPKRPHRQELCGRCRGKRLSCDNTYSFKYIV